In the Aliarcobacter cryaerophilus genome, one interval contains:
- a CDS encoding branched-chain amino acid transaminase, giving the protein MTESKYIWMDGEFTPWNEAKVHVLSHTLHYGNGAIEGTKAYKTVDGRCAIFKLNEHTQRLLNSSKMTLMNVPFTLEELNKAQVELLQKNELTNGAYIRPLVYLGYGVMGLYHKDAPVKVSISAWEWGAYLGEEGLKKGVRVKISSFTRTPNTSGMGKAKSVANYMNSQMAKYEAVEAGYDEALLRDDQGYIAEASGACFFIVKDGKLISPPNDNSLESITQATAIDLAKDMGIEVVRRRITREEIYVADEAFFTGTAAEITPIREVDARVIGAGSRGPITEKIQSAYFDVVTGKNPKYTKYLTYIN; this is encoded by the coding sequence ATGACTGAATCAAAATATATATGGATGGATGGAGAGTTTACTCCTTGGAATGAAGCAAAAGTACACGTTTTAAGCCACACTTTACACTATGGAAATGGTGCAATTGAAGGTACAAAAGCATATAAAACTGTTGATGGAAGATGTGCGATATTTAAACTAAATGAACACACTCAAAGACTTTTAAACTCATCAAAAATGACATTAATGAATGTTCCATTTACTCTTGAAGAGTTAAATAAAGCTCAAGTAGAGTTACTACAAAAAAATGAACTAACAAATGGTGCATATATAAGACCACTTGTATATTTAGGGTATGGAGTTATGGGACTTTATCATAAAGATGCTCCAGTAAAAGTATCTATTTCAGCTTGGGAATGGGGTGCTTATTTAGGAGAAGAGGGTCTTAAAAAAGGTGTTAGAGTAAAAATTTCATCTTTTACAAGAACTCCAAATACTTCTGGTATGGGAAAAGCAAAATCAGTTGCAAACTATATGAATTCTCAAATGGCAAAATATGAAGCTGTTGAAGCTGGATATGATGAAGCACTTTTAAGAGATGACCAAGGTTATATTGCAGAAGCATCAGGTGCATGTTTCTTTATTGTTAAAGATGGAAAATTAATATCTCCACCAAATGACAACTCTTTAGAGTCAATTACTCAAGCAACTGCAATTGATTTAGCAAAAGATATGGGAATTGAGGTTGTTAGAAGAAGAATAACTAGAGAAGAGATTTATGTAGCTGATGAAGCTTTCTTTACAGGAACAGCAGCTGAGATTACTCCAATTAGAGAAGTTGATGCGAGAGTTATTGGAGCTGGAAGTAGAGGTCCTATTACAGAAAAGATTCAATCTGCATATTTTGATGTAGTAACTGGAAAAAATCCAAAATATACGAAGTATTTAACATATATTAACTAA
- the hisIE gene encoding bifunctional phosphoribosyl-AMP cyclohydrolase/phosphoribosyl-ATP diphosphatase HisIE gives MKNIEKIDWAKMTDLIPVITQDSSSNEVLMLGYTNKEALEITLKTGYAHYFSRSKQRIWKKGESSNHTQKIVNIFLDCDNDTLLFKVVQEGVACHTGRKSCFFTNLENSEVVEDVKVDLSKTYSVIDNLYHTIQKRKNEDITKSYTAKLLNGSQNSMLKKIVEEAGEFCFAIKDKNEDEAIYEAADITYHVLVALASLNINPDRVKQELARRFEISGIEEKNSRNR, from the coding sequence ATGAAAAATATAGAAAAGATAGATTGGGCAAAAATGACAGATTTAATACCTGTTATAACTCAAGATAGTAGTTCAAATGAAGTTTTAATGCTAGGATATACAAACAAAGAAGCTTTAGAAATTACACTAAAAACTGGATATGCACACTACTTTAGTAGAAGTAAGCAAAGAATTTGGAAAAAAGGTGAAAGCTCAAATCACACTCAAAAAATAGTAAATATTTTCCTTGATTGCGATAACGACACTCTATTATTTAAAGTTGTTCAAGAAGGAGTTGCTTGTCATACAGGAAGAAAATCTTGTTTTTTTACAAATCTAGAAAATAGTGAAGTTGTTGAAGATGTAAAAGTTGATTTATCAAAAACATATAGCGTAATAGATAATTTATACCACACTATACAAAAACGAAAAAATGAAGATATTACAAAATCTTACACTGCAAAACTTTTAAATGGTAGCCAAAACTCTATGCTTAAAAAAATTGTAGAAGAAGCTGGAGAGTTTTGTTTTGCAATAAAAGATAAAAATGAAGATGAAGCAATATACGAAGCAGCCGATATTACATATCATGTTTTAGTAGCTCTTGCAAGTCTTAATATAAATCCTGATAGAGTAAAACAAGAGTTAGCAAGAAGATTTGAAATTTCGGGGATAGAAGAAAAAAACTCAAGAAACAGATAA
- a CDS encoding prohibitin family protein produces MPIDNDYFKNRQQGNKPSGGGGGNFQPPFETPEFFKNFGKKAGMLYLVIILIGALFLFKPFVIIESGQVGIKATTGKYDKEPLNPGFHFYIPVIQRVIVVDTKVRLLTYMNTQSIGSFDQSIKNNPAINVLDSRGLPISIELTVQYNIIASGVPETIAIWGPSWEDKIVNQVVGEVARSVLGGYNAEVLPMKRNEVAESLDRLIKEKVAERSKQAVVVESVQLKEIVLPEKIKEQIEKVQIANQEAERVRYEVQRAKQEAEKRAALATGEAEAKRIEAQGRADAVAIEAKAQSAANKVIAESLTSNLLQMQQIEVQGKFNEALRENKDAKIFLTPGGSTPNIWVDTKDKNRDTVVNQK; encoded by the coding sequence ATGCCAATAGATAACGACTATTTTAAGAACAGACAACAAGGGAATAAACCAAGTGGTGGTGGAGGTGGAAATTTTCAACCACCATTTGAAACTCCAGAATTTTTCAAAAATTTTGGTAAAAAAGCAGGTATGCTCTACCTTGTAATTATACTAATTGGTGCACTATTTTTGTTTAAACCATTTGTTATTATTGAATCAGGACAAGTTGGTATTAAAGCAACAACAGGAAAATATGATAAAGAGCCTTTAAATCCAGGATTCCATTTTTATATTCCTGTAATTCAAAGGGTTATTGTTGTTGATACAAAAGTTAGACTTTTAACATATATGAACACTCAAAGTATTGGTTCTTTTGATCAAAGTATCAAAAATAACCCTGCAATAAATGTTTTAGATTCAAGAGGTTTACCAATCTCTATTGAATTAACAGTTCAATACAATATTATTGCAAGTGGAGTTCCTGAAACAATTGCAATTTGGGGACCATCTTGGGAAGATAAAATTGTAAATCAAGTTGTTGGAGAGGTTGCAAGAAGTGTTCTTGGTGGATACAATGCTGAAGTTCTTCCTATGAAAAGAAATGAAGTTGCTGAAAGTCTTGATAGATTAATAAAAGAGAAAGTTGCTGAAAGATCTAAGCAAGCAGTTGTAGTTGAATCTGTTCAGTTAAAAGAGATTGTTCTTCCTGAAAAAATTAAAGAGCAAATAGAAAAAGTTCAAATTGCAAATCAAGAAGCCGAAAGAGTAAGATACGAAGTTCAAAGAGCTAAACAAGAGGCTGAAAAAAGAGCGGCACTTGCAACTGGAGAAGCTGAAGCTAAAAGAATTGAAGCTCAAGGTAGAGCTGATGCTGTAGCTATTGAAGCAAAAGCACAATCTGCTGCAAATAAAGTTATTGCTGAATCTTTAACATCTAATCTTCTTCAAATGCAACAAATTGAAGTTCAAGGAAAATTCAACGAAGCTTTAAGAGAGAACAAAGATGCAAAGATTTTCTTAACACCAGGTGGTTCAACTCCTAATATTTGGGTTGATACAAAAGATAAAAATAGAGATACTGTAGTTAATCAAAAATAG